In Solidesulfovibrio carbinoliphilus subsp. oakridgensis, the sequence ATGTGCCTCTTTCTCGTGCCCCAGTTCCCCTGGCTCTTTTTCGTGCTCTACGGCTTCCTCTACACCCCGGTCATCTCCTACATCACGGCCCGGATGGAGGGCATCGCCGGCCAGTTCGTGAGCCTCCCCCTGGTGCGCGAGGCCAGCTTCATCGCCGGGGCCCGGTTTTTCGGCTACCAGGGCATCGAGATCTGGTACGCCCCCATCCCCATCCACAACTACGGCAAGGCGACGGTCGATTTCCGCGAGATCGAGCTGACCGGCACCAGCCTTCGCGGCATCATCAAGGCCGAGATCGTGGTCTTCCCGGTGGTCATGGTGGCAAGCCTGCTTTTCTCCCAGTTCATCTGGCAGCTGGCCCCCATCCCCTCGGCCAGCTACCCCTACGCCCAGGAGCTGTGGCACCTGCAGGCCCTCAATACGCTGCTCATGCAGACCTCGACCCTGGAGGGCAATTCGCTCTTTTTTCAGGCCCTAAACGGCTGGTACGTGACCGCAGGCATCGGCCTTGGCCTGGTCACCTACATCTTCCTTATGATCTTCGGCCTGCCCGTGCTCCTGGTCTACGGCATCGTGCGCGGGCTCGGGCAGAGCGTGCCCCATGGGCTCATTCTCGAAGTCGTGGGCGCGCTCCTTGGCCGCTACTATTTCCTCAAGCGCTACGGGAAGCGGTGGCGGCAGTACGCGCCGGTTCTCCTGGCCGGGTTTTCCTGCGGCATGGGCCTTATGGGCATGTTCGCCATGGGCGCGACCTTGATCCTCAAATCGCTTGGCAAGTTGGCCTATTAGCCGGGGGCTGCCGTGGAAGACGACCTGTCGATCCTCATAAGCCTGCTCCAGAGCGTGTGCGTGGTCATGGTCCTGGCCTACGTGCTGGCCCGGACGCGGCTTTTCGCCCAACTCCTCGACGGCCGGCGCACGCCCGGGAATCTGGCCGCGGTGATCGTCCTCTTCGGGCTTTTTTCCATCTACGGCACCCTTTCCGGCATCCCGCTCCTCGGGTCGGTGATCAACATCCGCGACCTCGGCCCGGCCCTGGCCGGCCTGCTGGCCGGTCCCCTGGCCGGGCTCGGGGCCGGCCTGATCGGTGGAGCCCACCGCTACACCCTGGGCGGCCCGACCTGCCACGGCTGCGTGCTCTCGACCGTGGTGGCGGGCCTGGCCGGCGGGCTGGTCAACACCCGGCTTCACGGCCGGCTGCCGTCCACGGGCCAGGCCGCGGCCCTGGCCCTCGCCATCGAGGCCTTCCACATGCTGGCCGGCCTGGCCCTGGGCCAGCCCTTTGACACGGCCCTGGCCGTGGTCCGGGCCGCCGTGGTGCCCATGCTCGTGTCCAACGCCGCCGGCATGGCGGTCTTCGTCTGCATCATGCGAAACGTCATCGAGGCCCGGGACACGCGGCGGGCCAAGGAGGCCATCGAAGGGGAACTCCGTGTCGCCCGGGACATTCAGATGGGCATCGTGCCCCGGATCTTCCCGGCCTTCCCGGACCGGCCGGAAGTCGAACTCTTCGCCGTCCTCGACTCGGCCAAGGAAGTGGGCGGCGATTTCTACGACTACTACGCCCTGGACGCGGACCGGATCTTCCTGGTCATCGGCGACGTCTCGGGCAAGGGCGTGCCGGCGTCGCTGGTCATGGCCGTCACGATGACGCTTTTCAAGGCCTATGCCCGGGCCAACCGGAGCCCGGCCGAAGTGGCGGCCCGGGTCAACGCCAAGCTGGCCGAGGGCAACGACACCGGCCTTTTCGTCACCGCCTTTTGCGCCGTGCTCGACGTGCGCACCGGCTCCCTGCGCTACGCCAACGCCGGCCACAATCCGCCGGTGGTGCTGCGGGCCTCGGGCGAGTCGGGATTCTTGCCGCGCCAGGGCGGGCTGGTCCTCGGAGCCATGCCCGAGTACGCCTACCGCACCGGCAGCCTGACCCTGGACCCGGGCGACACCCTGGTCCTTTATACCGACGGCGTGACCGAAGCCATGGACGCGTCGGACACGCTTTTCGGCGAAGCCCGGCTGCTTGCGGCCTGCCTGCCCGAGCGCCGTCGGGCCCCGAAAATCGTGGTCGAGGCCGTGATCGCGGCGGTGCGGGCCTTTGCCGGGACCGCTCCCCAGTCCGACGACATCACCCTGCTGGCCGTCCGCTACCAGGGAGGAGGCGCCCCCACCTTGCCCCTTGACGCAGTCGCGGGTCTTGGAATATAAACTTCGGTTTCGCGTTGGGTCGTAGCGGCCCGGTCGTGTCCGGCGCCATGGGGTCTGCCCTTGACTCCGGAAAAAAACGTCTTACCAGGGTGGCGAACTCCAATCTGGTCGGCGCCGCACCCTTCCAACGCGCAAGGAGAAACGCATGGCGCGCATTACCGTCGAAGACTGCCTGGAAAAAATCAACAACCGTTTCCTCATCGTGCAGATGGCCATCAAGCGTGTGCACCAGTACCGCGAAGGCTACGAGCCCCTGGTCGAGTGCAAAAACAAGGAAGTGGTCACCGCCCTTCGCGAGATCGCCGCCGGTGAAGTGTTGCCGAGCGAGCCCATCGTCGAAGCGGGCGTGCTGCTGCCCGAAAACGAATAGCTGGACACAATGCCCCGGGATTACTACGAAGTTCTCGGCGTTGAGCGGGACGCCGACGATGAGGCCATCAAGAAGGCCTACCGCCAGCTGGCCTTCAAGTTCCACCCCGACCGCAACCCCGACGATCCCGAGTCCGAATCCAAGTTCAAGGAAGCGGCCGAGGCCTACGAGGTGCTGCGAAACCCCGAGACCCGGGCCCGGTACGACCGGTTCGGCCAGGAGGGGCTTGGCGGCAACGGCTTTGGCGGATTCAACTCCACCGACGACGTTTTCAGCGCCTTTTCCGACATCTTCGGGGAGTTTTTCGGCTTCGCCGGCCGGACCTCGCGCGGTCCGCGCCCCCAGTCCGGAAACGACCTGCGCTATGACCTGACCGTCTCCTTCCGCGACGCCGCCAAGGGGACCGAGGTCACGCTCAAGATCCCGAAAAACGTGCAGTGCCACGTCTGCGACGGCTCCGGAGCCGAGCCCGGCACCGCGCCCGAGACCTGCAAGCAGTGCGGCGGCTCGGGCCAGGTGGTCCAGAGCCAGGGCTTTTTCCGCATCGCCGTGACCTGTCCCGTCTGCCGGGGCGAGGGCCGGGTGGTCACGTCGCCGTGCAAGGAATGCCGGGGACGGGGCGTCACCCGCCAAGTCCGGGAGCTCAAGGTCCGGGTGCCGGCCGGCGTGGACGACGGCAGCCGGCTGCGGCTTCGCGGCGAGGGCGAGCCCGGGCTCCACGGCGGGCCGCCGGGCGACCTGTACGTCATCCTGCGGGTCGAGCCGGACAAGGTCTTCGAGCGCCAGGGCCAGAACCTGGTCCTTCGGGCCGACATCAGCTTCGTGCAGGCGGCCCTTGGTCACAAGATCGAGGTGCCGACCCTGGACGGGCACGAGATGATGGACATCCCCAAGGGCACGCAAAGCGGCGAGGTCTTCTCGCTTCGCGGCCTGGGGCTGCCCGTGCCGGGATCGAGCCGCAGCGGCGACCTCTTGGTCGAGGTGACGGTGCTCACCCCCAAAAACCTGACCAAGAAGCAGGAAGAGCTTTTGCAGGAATTCGAGAAGCTCGACGAGCAAAAGCCCATGAAGAAGGTCAAGGATTTCTTCCGTAAAGCCAAGGAAGTCATGGGGAACTGAGATGGGAACACTTTTGCGCTTCGCGCCTCTGGCGCTGGCCCTGACCCTGGCCCTGCCGGCCCTGGCCCTGGCCGATCCGACGCTCGACTACCGGGACGGCGTGGCCGCCGCCACCAAGGGCGACATGGACACGGCCATCGCGGCCTTCACGCGCATCATCGACGCCGGCGCGGGCATCGACCCGAAAAACCTGGCCAGCGCCTACAACCTGCGCGGCATGTGCCACGACGCCAAGAATGAGACCGAAGCGGCCATCGCCGACTACACCAAGGCCGTGGAGACCGATTCCAAGCTGGCCGAGGCCTTCGGCAACCGGGCCATGGCCTACATGAAGCTCGGGCAGGTGGACAAGGCCAAGGCGGACGCCACGTCGGCCAAGCGCATCGACCGCAAGGTCAAAGTCCCGACCTTCGAGTAGGCCGCCATGAGCGAAACCTTCACCCATATCGACGCCGACGGCCGCACCCGCATGGTCGATGTCGGGGCCAAGTCCAAGACGCGCCGCCTGGCCATTGCCGGCGGCGAAGTCCGGCTTGCGCCCAAAACCATGCAGCTTTTGGCCACCGCCGCCCTGCCCAAGGGTGACGCTCTGGCCACGGCCAAGATTGCCGGAATCCTCGCCGCCAAGCGCACGGCCGACCTGATTCCCCTGTGCCATCCGCTGCCCCTGGCCTTTGCCGACGTCCGGTTCTTCGTGGACGAGGCCGCGGCCATCGTCCGCATCGAGGCCGAAGCCTCGACCACGGCCGAGACCGGCGTGGAGATGGAGGCCCTGACCGCCGCCTCGGTGGCCGCGCTCACCATTTACGACATGTGCAAGGCCGTGCAGAAGGACATCGTCCTCGGCGAGATCCGGCTCCTCTTCAAGTCCGGCGGCAAGTCCGGCACCTACGTCGCCCCCGAATGGCCCACGGACCGCCCGTTGCCGGCGTGATGAAGATTAAGATGCCTCCGGCGGCCGGGGGGCACACCCCCCCGGACCCCCTGAATGGGCAAGGTGATTTTTCCGGTGGCGCATGGGCTGGGAAGAGCAGCGGGAATAGAAAAGCCCGGAAGCAATTGCTTCCGGGCTTTCATATTTACTGAGACGGACGACGTCCCGCAGCTTTACCCCCTTTGAACCATCGGGGGGGTCCGGGGGGAATCATTCCCCCCGGCCGCCGGAGGCATCTTTTCTTATCTTATCTTATCTTCTTCCTACCACACGCTGCGTACTTTGACGCCGCGGGCGGCCATGTGGTCTTTGCACTGCTTGATGGTGTACTCGCCGTAGTGGACGATGGAGGCGATGAGTGCGGCCGAGGCTTTGCCGGTGGTCACGGCGTCGGCCATGTGGTCGGGGTTGCCGGCACCGCCGGAGGCGATGACCGGGATGGTCACGGCTTCGCAGATAAGGCGCGTCAGCGTCAGTTCGTAGCCCGTCTTGGCCCCGTCGGCGTCGATGGAGTTGCAGCAGATTTCCCCGGCCCCGAGCGCCTCCACGGTCTTGGCCCAGTCGATGGCGTCGAGGCCCATGGCCTTGCGGCCGCCGTGGATGACGATTTCGTAGCCGGACGGGATCTCTTTGGACACGGGCACCTTTTTGACGTCCATGCCGACCACCACGCACTGGGAGCCGAAGGCGGCCGCGCCCTGGCTGATGATGTCCGGGTTTTTGACGGCCGCGGAATTGACCGAGATCTTTTCCGCGCCGGCCAAGAGCACCGCCCGCATGTCCTCGACCGTGGAGATGCCGCCGCCGACCGAGAAGGGGATAAATATCTCCCTCGCCACCTTGTCGACCACATCGAGCATGATGCCCCGGCCTTCGCTCGAAGCCGTGATGTCGTAAAAGACCAGCTCGTCGGCCCCGGCCTCGTAGTAGAGGCGGGCGGTCTCGACCGGGTCGCCGATGTCCACGTTGCCCTTGAACTTGATGCCCTTGGTGAGCTTGCCGTCGCGGACGTCCAGGCAGGGAATGACGCGTTTGGAGAGCATGGATCAGGCCTCCTGGCAGTAGGCGGCGAAATTGCGCAGCAGGGACAGGCCCGGCCGGCCGCTTTTTTCCGGGTGAAACTGGACCGCCCAAAGCCCCTTGCGGCCGTGCACCGAACAGAACGGCAGGCCGTAGACCGTGGTGCCAAGGACGTATTCGTCGGCCGGCACCGGGTAGTAGCTGTGGACGAAATAGAATTCCGCTTCGGGCGCGATGCCGTCGAAGAGTTCGCACGGCGCCTTGAGGGCCACCTGGTTCCAGCCCATGTGCGGGATGCGGATGGGGATGCCGTCCTCGTCGGTCAGGGCCGGGGTGAACATGGCGCACTGGCCGGGCACGATGCCAAGGGCCGTGGTGTCGTTCTCGGCGCTGTAGTCGAGGAGGATCTGGCAGCCGACGCAGATGCCGAGCAGGGGCTTTCCGGCCGCGACCTGCCCGGTCAAGACGGCGTCGAGCCCGGTGGAGGTCAGCTCCAGCATGGCCTGGCCGGCCGCGCCCACGCCCGGAAAGATGATGCCCGAGGCGTCGGCGAGGATCGACGGATCGGCCGTGATGCGGCACGGGATGCCGAGGTGGGTCAGGGCCCGTAAAACGCTCGTCTGGTTCCCGGCCTTGTAGTCCAAAATGGCAAGCATGGCGTCTTTCTCCTTGGCCCCTTGCCTCCGGCGGCCAGGAGAGGCGCTGCCTCTCCTGGACCTCTCCGCCGGGGGGGATCATCCCCCCCGGACCCCCTGAAAGGTGAGGGGGGAATGGCGTCATAAATGGTTCATGGATGCGACGGTCGAGAAGGCGTCGCATTTGGCGAAAGCCGGTTGTGAACATTTTGGGGAATTTTGGCAAGGGACGTCGCCAGGGCGGTCTAGGCGGGGAGGCCCTATTTCCGGCGCTTGAACATCTTCTCCATTTCGCGCGGCCCGAAGCGGACCGTTACCGGCCGGCCGTGGGGGCAGTAGTCCCGGTCCGGCGCCTTGGCCCACTGGGCCAAGAGCGCCACGGCCTCGTCGTCGGCAAGCGGGGTGCCGGCCTTGACGGCCGTCTTGCAGCTCATGAGAATCCACAGGTCGCGCAGGGTCTTGGACTGCCCGGCCAGGGCGGCGGACAGGTACTCCCGGGCCTGGCCCACGGACAGCGCCGGCGGCGCGCCGGTCATGGCCACCAGGCCGGGCCGGGGCGTTTCGAGCACAAAGCCCATGGCCCGAAGCTCGGGGAAAAGCTCCCGCAGCCGGGCCGCTTCCGAGGCATGGAGCGGCACCTCGACCGGGATGCCGACCGGCCGGCTGTGGCCCCGGTGGCCGGACGCCTCCATGGCCGCGAACAGGATGCGCTCGTGGGCCGCGTGCTGGTCAACGAGGACCAGTTCCCGGCCGAGGTCCACGATGAGGTAGGTGTCCGCGAACTGGCCCAGGTAGCGGACCCCGGGCGGCAGGGCCGGCTCCAGCTCCTCCACGGTCCGGGCACGGAGGATTTCCGGCGCCGGTCCGGCAGCCTCTTCGCCGCGCTCGTGGCGGACCACGGCCGGCGGATCGGGATGGCGCAGGGGGGCCTGCCGGACCGGGGGCGCGCCTTCGGCGACGTGCGGCCCGGAGGCCTCGGCCGGCCCTGATGACGGACCGCCCGAACTGCCTGGACCGCCCGGGCGGGCCGGAGGGGCCGGCGCGTCGGACCAGGGCCGGAGGGAGTCCTCCCGGCCGGAGCCGGCCATGGGCGTGGTTTCCTTCGGGCTCGGAGCGTCGGCCCGGGCCAGTTCGCCGAGGAAATCCAGGCGCGAGGCAAACTTCGGCCCTTCGGCGTCCTGCCGGACCCACGGCTCGGGCGCGGGCACGGTGCGAAGGACGAGGTTTTTGTCCAGGGCCTGGCCGACCGCCCGGCGGAGGTTTACAAACACGGCCTGCTCGTCGCGAAACCGGACCTCGGTCTTGGCCGGATGGACGTTCACGTCCAGGTCCTCGGGCGGGATCTCCAGGAAAAGGACGGCTTGCGGGTATTCGCGGGAGAGCAGCCGGCCCTTGTAGGCCTCGCGCACGGCGGCCAGGAGCACCCGGTCGAGGACGGCCCGGCCGTTGACGTAGAAAAGCATCCGGTCGGCCTTGGCCTGGGCCTTGAGCGGCTTGCCGAGGATGCCATGGACCCGGATCGGGCCCAGGGCGTAGTCCACCTCGAAGAGGTCGTCGGTGACGGCCGGCGGCCAGATGCCGGACAGGCGGGCGAGAAGCGTCTGGCCGGCCGGAAAGCGCAGGCTGGTTTTGCCGCCGACCGAAAGTTTCATGGCCACGTCCAGCCGGGCCAGGGCGGTGCGGCAAAAGACGTCCGTGGCCCGCTTGGTCTCGGTGGGCTCGGATTTCAGGAATTTGAGCCGGGCCGGCACGGCGGCGAAGAGGTCCCGGACCTCGATGCGCGTGCCCTTGGCCAGGGCGGCCGGGCCGCGCTCGACGATGCGGCCGCTTTCGACCTTGATGATCGCCCCCTCGTCAAAGGCCTCGTGGCGGGAGGTGAGGGTAAAGGTCGAGACCGAGGCGATGCTCGGCAGGGCCTCGCCGCGAAAGCCGAAGCTCGCGATGCTGGCCAGTTCGGCCATGGAGGCGATCTTGCTCGTGGCGTGGCGCGTGACGGCCAGCGGCAGTTCCTCGGGCGTCATGCCCCAGCCGTCGTCGGCCACGGAGAGGAGCGTGCGGCCGCCGCCCTCGATGGCCACGTCGATGCGCGCGGCTCCGGCGTCGAGGCTGTTTTCCACCAGTTCCTTGAGCACGCTGGCCGGCCGCTCCACCACCTCGCCGGCGGCGATCTGGTTTTGCAGTTCCGGCGGCAGGACGCGGATGGTGCGGTGTTTGACGGCGTTTGGCATGGCCCGACCCTACGCCAACTCGGCCGCCAGGCAAAGCCGGCCGGCCGGGCTGGAAAACCCGGGGCAATGGGGGTAGACCCGGGCCGGGCCGCTCGCCCAAGGAGATTTCCCATGCCCATTGCCCACAACTACCTGCGCACCCGGGTGCGCCTGGACCATATCGCCGCCAACTACAAACGCCTGGCCGGGCTTGGCGGCCGGGTCCTGGCCGTCATCAAGGCCGACGCCTACGGCCACGGACTGCTCGAAACGGCCCGGGTGCTGACCGGGGCCGGGTGCGACGGCTTTGCCGTGGGTTCGGTGGCCGAGGGCGCGGCCCTGCGGGCCGCCATTCCCCGGGCCGCCATCGTGTCGCTTCTGGGGCCGGTCCTGCCCGAGGACGACGCCATGATCCTCGGCCACAGCATCATCCCCTTCATCCACGACTTCGGGCAGCTCGAACGGCTGGCCGGGCGCGCGGCCAGGAAACGGGTCAAGGCCCGGGTGGCCCTCAAGTTCGACACCGGCATGGCCCGGCTCGGCTTTGTCGAGGCCGACGTGCCGGAGCTTCTAAAACGCCTGGAGGACATGCCGGCCATCGAGGTGGCCATGGTCGGCTCACACCTGGCCACGGCCGACGATCCGGCGGCGTTTGCGTTCGTGGCCGAGCAGGGCGAGGGGTTCGGCCGGATCTGCGCGGCCCTGCGCCGGGCGGGCCTCGCCTTCGAGGGGTCGCTGTGCAATTCCGCCGGCATCATGGCCCACGCCGACCGGTTCGGCTTCGAGACCCGCCGGGCCGGCATCGCGCTGTACGGCGTCAATCCGTTTCTCGGAACCGACCGGGAGACGCTCGGCCAGGGGCTGGTCGCGGCCATGGAGACGGTGACGCGCATCGTCTCGGTCCACGACGTGGCCGCCGGCCGGTCGGTCAGCTACGGCCGGACGTTCACGGCCGAGCGCGACATGCGGGTGGCGGTGGTGGCCGCCGGCTATGCCGACGCCTACAGCCGGGGGCTGTCCAACGCCGGGGCCATGTGCCTGGCCGGCAAGCGGGTGCCGATCGTCGGACGGGTCTGCATGCAGTTGACAGCCGTGGACGTGACGGGCATCGCCTGCGCGCCCGGCGACGTCATCCATCTGCTCGGCGGCCAGGGGCCGGAAGCGGTCACGGCCAACGACGTGGCCGGCTGGTGGGGGACCATTCCCTACGAAGTCCTATGCCTCTTTGGCCTGAACCCCCGGGAATACGTCTAACACCCACCATCCCAGGGGGCGCGCCCCCATCGAGGAGGGTCCGGGAGGGGATCATCCCCTCCCGGCCGCCGGAGGCATCTTCTCCGTCCGGCCCGCGTCCTGTCCTTGAACGCAAAAAATCCATTTCTATCTTAAAAATACGGACGTATTTTTAAGGGTGCAACATTAGGCCCTGGTCGGGATGCCGTGGATACGCAGGTAGCGGTAGAGGCTTTGCTTGCCGAGCTGGGACAGGTCGCAGGCCTTGTGGATGTCGCCGCCGGTCGCCTGCATGAGCGTCTTGAAATACCGGTGCTCGGTTTCCTTCTTGTAGTCGTCAAAGGGCGTGAGCACGAGTTCCGGCTGGGCCGGGGCCGGTTCGATGGGCGGCAGGAGCTCCATTTCCTGGCCGTTGGCGGCCTCCTGCCGTTTGCCGCTCATGATGCGGATGCGGACTTCCGGCGGCAGGTGCTTGGGGTAGAGGGTCGGCTCGAACTGGGCCCGCACGATGATGTTTTCCATGAGGTTGACCAGCTCGCGCACGTTGCCCGGCCAGTCGTAGGCCTGGAGGGTGTCGAGGAATTCCGGGGAAAAGCCCTTGAGCGGCACCTTGTACTTGAGGCAAAAGGCGTTCATGTAGTGGATGGTCAGCTCCCGGATGTCCGCGTCGCGCTGGCGCAGGGCCGGGATGTGGATGTGCATGGTGCGCAGGCGAAAGAGCAGGTCGTTTCGAAACGTGCCCGAGGCGACCAGGGCTTCGAGGTCCCTGTTGGTGGCGGCGACGAGCCTGAAATCGCTGGTCTCCTCCTCCTTGGCCCCGACCGGCCGGAAGCGGCGCTCCTGGAGCACGCGCAAAAAGGCCTTTTGCTGGGAAAAGGGCAGCTCGCCCACCTCGTCGAGGAAGAGCGTTCCCTTGTCGGCCTGCTTGATCAGCCCTTCCTGCTTTTTCTCCGCGCCCGTGAAAGCCCCCTTGGCGTGGCCGAAGAGCACGGATTCGATCAGCGTCTCGGTCAGGCTCGAACAGTCGACCACCACGAACGGCCCCTCGGCCCGGTCGCTGTTGTCGTGGATGGCCCGGGCGAAGAGTTCCTTGCCCGTGCCGGTCTCGCCGGTAATGAGCGTGTTGGCGTCGGAGTTGGCGGCCTGGGCCACGAGATCGAGGCAGCTTGCCACGCGCGGGCTGTTGCCGATGATGCCTTCGCGCTTCAGGGCCACGGTGGGCGGTCGGTGGGCGAATTTCTCCTTGCGGTACTGCAGGGCGCGAATGAGCGGCAGGGTCATGGATTCGGCGGTGGCCGGTTTTTCGATGTAGTCCCAGGCGCCGTTTTTGATGGCCAGTTCCGCGCCGTTGGGGTAGCTCGCGCCGGTGAAGATGATGACTTCCGGGGCCCGCTCCCGCTCGGTGATCCTCGGGATGGAGAGAAGCCCGTTGCCGTCCGGCAGGTCCACGTCCAGGTAGACCACGTCAAAGGCGTCTTTATCCAGGGCTTCGAGGCCCTTGGTCAGATTCGGCCGGGTTTCGACCTCGTGGTCCATGCCCTCGATGACCAGCCGGCAGACCTCGCGGATATGGGTGTCGTCGTCGATGACCAGAATTTTCGCCATGCCACCTCCCTGGTGTCCCCTGACGGACATTTGTGTAAGGCGAACAGGCCATTTTGTCGAGACGGGGCGGGCGGGAGCGTTTGACGCCCGATGCCCGGCCCCGTAAAGTGGCCGCAGCCAAGGAGGCGGTCATGACCGAGGAAAACGCAGCCAAGCCCAAACGCCCGATCCTGGTCTGGGTCATCTTTCTTTTTTACCTGGTCAGCTCGGTCCAGGTGATCGTGGGGCTTTTCTTCGTGACCGCCGGCGGGGTGGAGATGACGCCCGAGGGCCAGGCCTATCTGGCCAAATTCACCGTCATGGACCGGGTGATCGGCTACGTGAATGCCGCCGTGACCCTGGTCGGGGTGACGCTCCTTTTCGCTCAGCGCCGGCAGGCGGTGAACGTATTGGCCCTGGCCTTTGCCCTGAACCTCTTTTCCACGGCCGTGGTCTGGGTGAAGACCGATCCTGCCTCCGTCATCGCGCCGACCGGGCTCCTGGCCCAGGCGGTCGGCATCGCGCTCTTCGGCGCGGTGGTTTACTACTCCTGGCGGCTTTTGAAGCGGGGCGTGCTCTACCGGTGATCAGCCCGCGCCGCCGGTGCGGCGGCCGCAGCAGTAGAGCACGGCGTAGCTGGCCGGCATGCCTTCCACCGTGCCGAACCGTTCGGCGTAATACTTCCGAAATTCCCGATACCTGGCCGGGCTGCCCGCCCGCCGGCCTTCCGTGTGGGTCACGCCCGCACCCTTGAGGCTGCGAAGAAGGGTGGGCACGCTCTCGTGCGTCACCACCTGGCGCGCCTCCTCCATGCTCCACTCGATGCCCGGTATTGCGGCGAAAAGCTCCCGGTAAAAGGCCGCCGGCCGCATGGGATAGACCGAGCCGAAGCCCGTGGCCGCCGCGGCCTCGGCCAGCTCCGCAAGCGTCCCTTCCACATAGAGGGCGATGGCGAAGCCGCCGCCCGGCCGCACGAGCCGCAGGTCGGCCGGGATGGACGCGGCCGGATCGGCGTACCAGTGCATGGCCGAGGCCGAGGCCAGGAAGGCGAAGGCGCCGTCCCGGAAGGGCGGCCGTTCGCCGTCGGCCGCGACCTTGCGGGCGCCGGGCATGGCGGCCCGGGCCAACATGCCCGGCGCCAGGTCGAGGGCCAGGTACGGGCCCCGGGTCCGGGGCAAAAGCGCGCGCGTGAGCAGGCCGCTGCCCGCGCCGATTTCGAGGACGGGAGCGCCGAGGGTGGCCGGACACAGGGCGGCCAACCGGGCGGCCACCAGCCGCTGGACCTGGGCCGCGGCCTCGTAGGTGGCGGCGGCCTGTTCG encodes:
- the alr gene encoding alanine racemase; protein product: MPIAHNYLRTRVRLDHIAANYKRLAGLGGRVLAVIKADAYGHGLLETARVLTGAGCDGFAVGSVAEGAALRAAIPRAAIVSLLGPVLPEDDAMILGHSIIPFIHDFGQLERLAGRAARKRVKARVALKFDTGMARLGFVEADVPELLKRLEDMPAIEVAMVGSHLATADDPAAFAFVAEQGEGFGRICAALRRAGLAFEGSLCNSAGIMAHADRFGFETRRAGIALYGVNPFLGTDRETLGQGLVAAMETVTRIVSVHDVAAGRSVSYGRTFTAERDMRVAVVAAGYADAYSRGLSNAGAMCLAGKRVPIVGRVCMQLTAVDVTGIACAPGDVIHLLGGQGPEAVTANDVAGWWGTIPYEVLCLFGLNPREYV
- the rpoZ gene encoding DNA-directed RNA polymerase subunit omega, whose amino-acid sequence is MARITVEDCLEKINNRFLIVQMAIKRVHQYREGYEPLVECKNKEVVTALREIAAGEVLPSEPIVEAGVLLPENE
- the hisF gene encoding imidazole glycerol phosphate synthase subunit HisF, whose translation is MLSKRVIPCLDVRDGKLTKGIKFKGNVDIGDPVETARLYYEAGADELVFYDITASSEGRGIMLDVVDKVAREIFIPFSVGGGISTVEDMRAVLLAGAEKISVNSAAVKNPDIISQGAAAFGSQCVVVGMDVKKVPVSKEIPSGYEIVIHGGRKAMGLDAIDWAKTVEALGAGEICCNSIDADGAKTGYELTLTRLICEAVTIPVIASGGAGNPDHMADAVTTGKASAALIASIVHYGEYTIKQCKDHMAARGVKVRSVW
- a CDS encoding tetratricopeptide repeat protein translates to MGTLLRFAPLALALTLALPALALADPTLDYRDGVAAATKGDMDTAIAAFTRIIDAGAGIDPKNLASAYNLRGMCHDAKNETEAAIADYTKAVETDSKLAEAFGNRAMAYMKLGQVDKAKADATSAKRIDRKVKVPTFE
- the hisH gene encoding imidazole glycerol phosphate synthase subunit HisH; this translates as MLAILDYKAGNQTSVLRALTHLGIPCRITADPSILADASGIIFPGVGAAGQAMLELTSTGLDAVLTGQVAAGKPLLGICVGCQILLDYSAENDTTALGIVPGQCAMFTPALTDEDGIPIRIPHMGWNQVALKAPCELFDGIAPEAEFYFVHSYYPVPADEYVLGTTVYGLPFCSVHGRKGLWAVQFHPEKSGRPGLSLLRNFAAYCQEA
- a CDS encoding PP2C family protein-serine/threonine phosphatase — translated: MEDDLSILISLLQSVCVVMVLAYVLARTRLFAQLLDGRRTPGNLAAVIVLFGLFSIYGTLSGIPLLGSVINIRDLGPALAGLLAGPLAGLGAGLIGGAHRYTLGGPTCHGCVLSTVVAGLAGGLVNTRLHGRLPSTGQAAALALAIEAFHMLAGLALGQPFDTALAVVRAAVVPMLVSNAAGMAVFVCIMRNVIEARDTRRAKEAIEGELRVARDIQMGIVPRIFPAFPDRPEVELFAVLDSAKEVGGDFYDYYALDADRIFLVIGDVSGKGVPASLVMAVTMTLFKAYARANRSPAEVAARVNAKLAEGNDTGLFVTAFCAVLDVRTGSLRYANAGHNPPVVLRASGESGFLPRQGGLVLGAMPEYAYRTGSLTLDPGDTLVLYTDGVTEAMDASDTLFGEARLLAACLPERRRAPKIVVEAVIAAVRAFAGTAPQSDDITLLAVRYQGGGAPTLPLDAVAGLGI
- the dnaJ gene encoding molecular chaperone DnaJ codes for the protein MPRDYYEVLGVERDADDEAIKKAYRQLAFKFHPDRNPDDPESESKFKEAAEAYEVLRNPETRARYDRFGQEGLGGNGFGGFNSTDDVFSAFSDIFGEFFGFAGRTSRGPRPQSGNDLRYDLTVSFRDAAKGTEVTLKIPKNVQCHVCDGSGAEPGTAPETCKQCGGSGQVVQSQGFFRIAVTCPVCRGEGRVVTSPCKECRGRGVTRQVRELKVRVPAGVDDGSRLRLRGEGEPGLHGGPPGDLYVILRVEPDKVFERQGQNLVLRADISFVQAALGHKIEVPTLDGHEMMDIPKGTQSGEVFSLRGLGLPVPGSSRSGDLLVEVTVLTPKNLTKKQEELLQEFEKLDEQKPMKKVKDFFRKAKEVMGN
- the moaC gene encoding cyclic pyranopterin monophosphate synthase MoaC → MSETFTHIDADGRTRMVDVGAKSKTRRLAIAGGEVRLAPKTMQLLATAALPKGDALATAKIAGILAAKRTADLIPLCHPLPLAFADVRFFVDEAAAIVRIEAEASTTAETGVEMEALTAASVAALTIYDMCKAVQKDIVLGEIRLLFKSGGKSGTYVAPEWPTDRPLPA
- the mutL gene encoding DNA mismatch repair endonuclease MutL; this translates as MPNAVKHRTIRVLPPELQNQIAAGEVVERPASVLKELVENSLDAGAARIDVAIEGGGRTLLSVADDGWGMTPEELPLAVTRHATSKIASMAELASIASFGFRGEALPSIASVSTFTLTSRHEAFDEGAIIKVESGRIVERGPAALAKGTRIEVRDLFAAVPARLKFLKSEPTETKRATDVFCRTALARLDVAMKLSVGGKTSLRFPAGQTLLARLSGIWPPAVTDDLFEVDYALGPIRVHGILGKPLKAQAKADRMLFYVNGRAVLDRVLLAAVREAYKGRLLSREYPQAVLFLEIPPEDLDVNVHPAKTEVRFRDEQAVFVNLRRAVGQALDKNLVLRTVPAPEPWVRQDAEGPKFASRLDFLGELARADAPSPKETTPMAGSGREDSLRPWSDAPAPPARPGGPGSSGGPSSGPAEASGPHVAEGAPPVRQAPLRHPDPPAVVRHERGEEAAGPAPEILRARTVEELEPALPPGVRYLGQFADTYLIVDLGRELVLVDQHAAHERILFAAMEASGHRGHSRPVGIPVEVPLHASEAARLRELFPELRAMGFVLETPRPGLVAMTGAPPALSVGQAREYLSAALAGQSKTLRDLWILMSCKTAVKAGTPLADDEAVALLAQWAKAPDRDYCPHGRPVTVRFGPREMEKMFKRRK